From a region of the Mus pahari chromosome 12, PAHARI_EIJ_v1.1, whole genome shotgun sequence genome:
- the LOC110329963 gene encoding high mobility group protein B2 → MGKGDPNKPRGKMSSYAFFVQTCREEHKKKHPDSSVNFAEFSKKCSERWKTMSAKEKSKFEDLAKSDKARYDREMKNYVPPKGDKKGKKKDPNAPKRPPSAFFLFCSENRPKIKLEHPGLSIGDTAKKLGEMWSEQSAKDKQPYEQKAAKLKEKYEKDIAAYRAKGKSEAGKKGPGRPTGSKKKNEPEDEEEEE, encoded by the coding sequence ATGGGCAAGGGTGACCCCAACAAGCCGCGGGGCAAAATGTCCTCGTACGCCTTCTTCGTGCAGACCTGCCgcgaggagcacaagaagaagcatcCCGACTCGTCGGTCAACTTCGccgagttctccaagaagtgctccgAGAGATGGAAGACCATGTCCGCAAAGGAAAAGTCCAAGTTTGAAGATCTGGCCAAGAGCGACAAAGCTCGCTATGACAGGGAGATGAAGAACTATGTTCCTCCCAAAGgggataagaaaggaaagaaaaaagacccaAATGCTCCGAAGAGACCACCGtctgccttcttcctgttttGCTCTGAAAATCGCCCAAAGATCAAACTTGAACACCCTGGCCTGTCTATTGGAGATACTGCAAAGAAACTGGGTGAGATGTGGTCTGAGCAATCTGCCAAAGATAAACAACCTTATGAGCAGAAAGCAGCTAAACTAAAGGAGAAGTATGAAAAGGATATTGCTGCATACCGTGCCAAGGGCAAAAGTGAAGCAGGAAAGAAGGGTCCTGGTAGGCCAACAGGctcaaagaagaagaatgaaccagaagatgaggaagaggaggag